A genomic stretch from Acidobacteriota bacterium includes:
- the rimO gene encoding 30S ribosomal protein S12 methylthiotransferase RimO: MSDAQERPRVGMVSLGCPKNLVDSEVMLGELEKAGYEVVAEAEQADTVIVNTCGFIEDAKQESVDAILDFAEAKKRGDTRKLLVAGCMVNRYGEELSESIPEIDGFVSLDQIREVDKVVRIGGEAPPPAPAHQVFDHTAPRLLTTKGYAFLKVAEGCNNPCTFCAIPSWRGRFRSREIASLVAEAQALEEAGTEELCLIAQDTTRYGEDLDLGRHGLAKLVEALLAETSIPWIRFLYAYPTTLDEELLRLMGQEERFVSYVDMPLQHSHPEILRAMRRGGSAQRYLRQLEKARALAPGIFLRTTFIVGFPGETEEHFEDLLAFVEEARFDHLGAFAYSPEPGTPSAELGRRVPGQVARRRYERLLEAQKPIALESRQRLVGERLRVLVEGVHEETEHLLVGRHYGQAPEIDGRVLLNDGLAPAGTLAEVEVAEAYADDLVGHIVGPEGVPGVVPAEALSVV, translated from the coding sequence ATGAGCGACGCACAAGAGCGCCCGCGCGTGGGCATGGTCAGCCTCGGATGCCCGAAGAACCTCGTCGATAGCGAGGTGATGCTGGGCGAGCTGGAAAAGGCCGGCTACGAGGTGGTGGCGGAGGCGGAGCAGGCGGATACGGTGATCGTCAACACCTGCGGTTTCATCGAAGATGCCAAGCAGGAGAGCGTGGACGCGATTCTCGATTTCGCCGAGGCGAAAAAGCGGGGCGACACCCGCAAGCTGCTGGTGGCCGGCTGCATGGTCAACCGCTATGGCGAGGAGCTGTCCGAGTCCATCCCCGAAATCGACGGCTTTGTGAGCCTGGATCAGATCCGCGAGGTGGACAAGGTGGTGCGGATCGGTGGCGAAGCGCCGCCGCCGGCGCCGGCGCATCAGGTGTTCGATCACACCGCGCCGCGGCTCTTGACCACCAAGGGCTATGCCTTTCTGAAGGTCGCCGAGGGCTGCAACAACCCCTGTACCTTCTGCGCCATCCCGTCTTGGCGCGGTCGCTTCCGGAGTCGCGAGATTGCGAGCCTGGTGGCCGAGGCGCAGGCGCTCGAAGAGGCCGGCACCGAGGAGCTTTGCCTGATCGCCCAGGACACTACCCGCTACGGCGAGGATCTCGACCTGGGCCGGCACGGTTTGGCGAAGCTGGTGGAGGCGCTTTTGGCGGAGACCTCGATTCCGTGGATCCGGTTCCTCTACGCCTATCCCACCACCCTGGACGAAGAACTCCTCCGGTTGATGGGGCAGGAAGAGCGCTTCGTCTCCTACGTGGATATGCCGTTGCAGCACAGCCATCCGGAGATTCTGAGAGCGATGCGCCGCGGCGGCTCCGCCCAGCGCTATCTGCGGCAGCTCGAGAAGGCGCGGGCGCTGGCGCCGGGGATTTTCCTGCGTACCACCTTCATCGTCGGTTTCCCAGGGGAGACGGAGGAGCACTTCGAGGATCTGCTCGCTTTCGTCGAAGAGGCGCGCTTCGATCACCTGGGTGCCTTCGCCTATAGCCCGGAGCCGGGAACCCCCTCGGCGGAACTCGGCCGGCGGGTGCCCGGCCAGGTGGCCCGGCGGCGCTATGAGCGGCTGCTCGAAGCGCAGAAGCCGATTGCCCTCGAAAGCCGCCAGCGGCTGGTGGGCGAGCGCCTGCGGGTGCTGGTGGAAGGGGTGCACGAGGAGACGGAGCACCTGCTGGTGGGGCGCCACTACGGCCAGGCACCGGAGATCGACGGCCGGGTGCTGCTGAATGACGGCCTCGCCCCGGCGGGTACCCTCGCCGAGGTGGAAGTTGCCGAGGCCTACGCCGACGACCTGGTGGGCCACATCGTGGGTCCCGAGGGAGTCCCGGGGGTGGTGCCGGCGGAAGCCCTTTCGGTGGTCTGA
- a CDS encoding bifunctional riboflavin kinase/FAD synthetase — translation MPVVLDAFHATDLPSGGVVAIGNFDGVHRGQRALIDRVTERARALDVPAVVITFEPHPLAVLRPNRAPRRLTTPERKVDLLEEAGVDVVLVVKFTEEFARTTAGEFVEEFLHQKLGVREVYVGAGFVFGHEREGDLALLESSGAELGFAAGGVEVVTLRDERISSTRIRQAVAEGRTEDAREMLGRPYAIAGEVVRGDRMGQRLGWPTANVATGAELLPQDGVYATRLHIPSYPATFDSVTNIGTRPTVYENYQRVVETHILGFDSDVYGEAVQVQFFRRLREERIFPTIMDLSAQIGRDVEEAREYFVTLRRLEENG, via the coding sequence ATGCCGGTCGTTCTCGATGCCTTCCACGCCACGGATCTGCCCTCCGGCGGCGTCGTCGCGATCGGCAATTTCGACGGCGTTCACCGCGGTCAGCGCGCCCTGATCGACCGGGTGACGGAGCGCGCCCGCGCCCTCGACGTTCCCGCCGTCGTCATCACCTTCGAGCCCCACCCGCTGGCGGTGCTGCGGCCGAACCGTGCGCCGCGCCGCTTGACCACTCCGGAGCGCAAGGTCGATCTGCTCGAAGAGGCGGGGGTGGATGTTGTGCTGGTGGTGAAATTCACCGAAGAGTTTGCCCGCACCACCGCCGGCGAGTTCGTCGAGGAATTCCTGCACCAAAAACTCGGCGTGCGCGAGGTCTACGTGGGGGCCGGCTTTGTCTTCGGCCACGAGCGCGAGGGTGATTTGGCGCTGCTCGAATCCAGCGGCGCGGAACTGGGCTTTGCGGCCGGGGGCGTGGAAGTGGTGACCCTGCGCGACGAACGCATCTCCAGCACCCGCATCCGCCAGGCGGTGGCCGAGGGTCGCACCGAAGACGCCCGCGAGATGCTCGGCCGCCCCTACGCCATCGCCGGGGAGGTGGTGCGCGGCGACCGCATGGGGCAGCGCCTCGGCTGGCCTACGGCGAACGTCGCCACCGGAGCCGAATTGCTGCCACAGGACGGCGTGTACGCCACCCGGCTCCACATTCCCAGCTACCCCGCCACCTTCGACAGCGTCACCAACATCGGCACTCGGCCGACGGTGTACGAAAACTACCAGCGGGTGGTGGAAACCCACATCCTCGGTTTCGACAGCGACGTCTACGGTGAAGCGGTGCAGGTCCAGTTCTTTCGCCGCCTGCGGGAAGAGCGCATATTCCCCACCATCATGGACCTGTCGGCCCAGATCGGCCGCGATGTCGAAGAGGCGCGAGAATATTTCGTCACCCTTCGACGGTTAGAGGAGAATGGGTAG
- the trxA gene encoding thioredoxin — protein MANDKIVELDSSNFSSEVLGADVPVLVDFWAEWCGPCRLVAPHLDAIADEMDGKVRIAKLNIDHHQELAQQFQVLSIPTFILFKDGEMKDRMMGAMPKAAFESFIERNV, from the coding sequence ATGGCCAACGACAAGATCGTAGAACTCGATTCCAGCAATTTTTCCTCCGAAGTCCTCGGCGCCGATGTGCCCGTACTGGTGGACTTCTGGGCCGAGTGGTGCGGTCCCTGTCGCCTGGTGGCGCCGCACCTCGACGCCATCGCCGACGAGATGGACGGCAAAGTCCGCATCGCCAAACTGAACATTGACCACCACCAGGAACTGGCCCAACAGTTCCAGGTGCTGAGCATCCCCACCTTCATTCTGTTCAAGGACGGCGAGATGAAGGACCGCATGATGGGCGCCATGCCCAAGGCGGCCTTCGAGAGCTTCATCGAGCGCAACGTCTGA
- a CDS encoding DUF4126 domain-containing protein: MEILLSILIGIGLSAAAGFRIFVPFLVVGIAERSGHLALADGFDWIGSTPALITFGAATLLEVGAYYIPWLDNALDSLATPSAVVAGVILTASVVADLDPFMQWTLAVLAGGGTATVFQGVTTGTRQISTLTTAGFGNPLVSTGEIAASAGLSLLAVVVPIVAFLAVIALMFLVGRRVFFRRGPRQQAA; the protein is encoded by the coding sequence ATGGAAATCCTGTTGAGCATCTTGATCGGCATCGGCCTGTCGGCAGCGGCTGGGTTCCGCATTTTTGTACCGTTTCTGGTGGTGGGAATCGCCGAGCGTTCGGGGCACCTCGCCCTAGCCGACGGCTTCGACTGGATCGGCTCGACTCCGGCACTCATCACCTTCGGCGCCGCCACCCTGCTGGAAGTGGGCGCCTACTACATCCCCTGGTTGGACAACGCCTTGGACAGCCTCGCCACCCCGAGCGCGGTGGTGGCCGGAGTGATCCTCACCGCTTCGGTGGTGGCGGATCTCGACCCCTTCATGCAGTGGACCCTGGCGGTGCTCGCCGGTGGCGGCACGGCCACGGTGTTCCAGGGAGTCACCACCGGCACGCGGCAGATTTCCACCCTGACCACCGCGGGCTTCGGCAATCCGCTGGTCTCCACCGGCGAGATCGCCGCCTCGGCGGGTCTTTCGCTGCTGGCCGTGGTGGTGCCGATCGTCGCCTTCCTGGCGGTGATCGCGCTGATGTTCCTGGTCGGCCGACGGGTCTTCTTCCGACGCGGGCCGCGGCAGCAAGCGGCCTGA
- a CDS encoding BrxA/BrxB family bacilliredoxin yields the protein MPYSPLLVKPMRDELTVIGFEELTSAAEVDAFMESPAGMSFLVVNSVCGCAAGMARPGVRLALEDGPKPDRLGTVFAGQDVEATAQARSKFPQVPPSSPSMALFKDGELVFFLPRHRIEGRTAEDVAGDLKAAFAEHAAS from the coding sequence ATGCCCTATAGCCCCCTTTTGGTCAAACCCATGCGCGATGAACTGACGGTCATCGGCTTCGAAGAACTCACCTCCGCCGCCGAGGTAGACGCCTTTATGGAGTCGCCGGCGGGAATGTCTTTCCTGGTGGTGAACTCGGTCTGTGGCTGTGCCGCCGGCATGGCCCGGCCGGGCGTGCGGCTGGCGCTGGAGGACGGGCCGAAGCCGGACCGCCTCGGCACGGTGTTCGCCGGGCAGGATGTAGAGGCCACCGCTCAGGCGCGCAGCAAGTTCCCGCAGGTTCCCCCGTCGAGCCCGTCCATGGCGCTGTTCAAGGATGGGGAGCTGGTGTTTTTCCTGCCGCGGCACCGTATCGAGGGGCGCACGGCGGAGGACGTGGCGGGCGACCTGAAGGCGGCCTTCGCGGAACACGCGGCCTCCTGA
- a CDS encoding tetratricopeptide repeat protein, producing MLNRHLTSGEISRFLAEETALQNRRVALHLLECERCRRAAMEELGAEQGEVALLAKVLPYDRPQPQAIQPARSGLRLRLGAAMREVNGSGELFAQLSSYPLKCWPLLVRNRQRYQTLGLAQLLVEEGLAAGYEDAERGRSLAEVGLLILDHLEVRRYGQALIDDVSGRAWCVIGNAHRLQADFEASEYAFEQASELLADSSDPIAEGDLLYLWALVNKDRHQYSEALHRFDRATVCFEEAGDELKAARVLTSLGNLYLEKGAPEDALSPLLEAIARSDEEADPKGVLFARSNLALCFADLGEFHEARSIFEQCEEGYRQFGEPHVLLRGQWLEGMIAAGLGENERAEELLLQVYHEFRRRDEMYEIALVSLDLALLLNRQGRFAEVRDMARESLAALVPTGVFEGAAAALAVFHAARHKETVAEDLLQGLSLYLKRARTAPIRRSAE from the coding sequence ATGTTGAATCGCCATTTGACTTCCGGTGAAATCTCCCGCTTCCTGGCGGAGGAGACGGCTCTTCAGAACCGACGCGTGGCTCTGCACCTTCTGGAATGCGAACGCTGTCGACGTGCGGCGATGGAGGAGTTGGGCGCGGAGCAGGGCGAAGTGGCTCTGCTCGCGAAGGTTTTGCCCTACGATCGGCCGCAGCCGCAGGCCATCCAGCCGGCCCGGAGCGGTCTCAGGCTTCGCCTGGGCGCGGCCATGCGCGAGGTCAATGGCAGTGGCGAGTTGTTCGCTCAACTCAGTTCCTACCCGTTGAAATGCTGGCCGCTCCTGGTTCGCAACCGTCAGCGCTACCAAACCTTGGGGTTGGCACAACTCCTGGTCGAGGAGGGCCTGGCGGCTGGGTACGAGGATGCCGAGCGGGGCCGCTCCCTGGCGGAGGTGGGCCTGTTGATCCTGGACCACCTGGAAGTTCGCCGCTACGGCCAGGCGCTGATCGATGACGTTTCCGGCCGCGCCTGGTGCGTGATCGGTAACGCCCACCGTTTGCAGGCTGACTTCGAGGCGTCGGAATACGCCTTCGAGCAGGCCTCCGAGTTGCTCGCCGACTCGTCCGATCCGATTGCGGAAGGCGACCTTCTGTACCTGTGGGCGCTGGTCAACAAGGATCGCCACCAATACTCCGAAGCGCTGCACCGCTTCGACCGCGCAACGGTTTGTTTCGAAGAGGCCGGCGACGAGCTGAAGGCGGCCCGAGTGCTGACCTCCCTGGGCAACCTTTATCTTGAAAAGGGTGCGCCGGAGGATGCGCTGAGTCCGCTCCTCGAAGCCATTGCCCGGTCCGACGAGGAAGCCGACCCGAAGGGCGTCCTATTTGCGCGGAGCAACCTGGCCCTGTGCTTTGCCGACCTGGGAGAGTTCCACGAGGCGCGCAGTATCTTCGAGCAGTGCGAAGAGGGTTATCGCCAATTTGGGGAACCCCACGTGCTGCTTCGCGGCCAGTGGCTAGAAGGAATGATCGCCGCCGGCCTGGGGGAGAACGAGCGGGCGGAAGAACTGCTTCTGCAGGTGTATCACGAGTTTCGGCGGCGCGATGAGATGTACGAGATCGCCTTGGTCTCCCTGGATCTCGCTCTGCTTCTCAACCGCCAGGGACGCTTCGCCGAGGTGCGCGATATGGCGCGCGAATCGCTGGCGGCACTGGTTCCTACCGGAGTCTTCGAAGGCGCGGCGGCGGCGTTAGCGGTCTTCCACGCGGCGCGGCACAAGGAGACCGTCGCCGAGGATCTGCTGCAGGGCCTGTCGCTCTACCTGAAGCGCGCCAGGACCGCTCCGATCCGCCGCTCGGCGGAGTAG
- a CDS encoding DUF423 domain-containing protein: MTPPSLNHAGFATGAVLAAVSVVAGAFGAHGLEERLSAANLALWETAARYLMYCALGMMLAALAGAGRAVVGLLVSGGVVFSGTVFLLALGGPRWFGAVTPLGGLALIVGFLLLAWQVLRARS, encoded by the coding sequence ATGACTCCTCCTTCCCTCAACCACGCGGGCTTCGCCACCGGCGCCGTGTTGGCGGCGGTATCCGTGGTTGCCGGTGCTTTTGGCGCGCACGGCCTGGAGGAGCGGCTGTCGGCAGCGAATCTGGCTCTGTGGGAGACCGCCGCTCGCTATCTGATGTATTGCGCCCTTGGGATGATGCTGGCGGCGCTGGCCGGTGCCGGCCGGGCGGTGGTCGGTCTCCTGGTGTCGGGAGGAGTGGTGTTTTCCGGCACGGTGTTTCTGCTCGCCCTCGGCGGCCCTCGGTGGTTTGGTGCGGTGACTCCTCTCGGCGGCCTGGCTCTGATCGTTGGCTTTCTCTTGCTGGCGTGGCAGGTGCTCCGGGCTCGGTCCTGA
- the pruA gene encoding L-glutamate gamma-semialdehyde dehydrogenase produces the protein MSNAISQTPTPVNEPVRSYAPGTPERASLKARLGEMAQERIEIPLIIGGQEVRTESPVEAVCPHDHGHVLAKVHQASEQHVALAVEAAREAWADWSEMPWEDRASVLLKAADLLAGPWRDTINGATMLNQSKTAHQAEIDSACELIDFWRFNVEFMRQIYTDQPISSPGMWNRLEHRPLEGFVFAVTPFNFTAIGGNLPTAPALMGNVALWKPATTAVVSNYYVMRLLEEAGLPPGVINFLPGRGGTVGDPVMARPELAGVHFTGSTRVFQGMWKTLGDNISSYRSYPRIVGETGGKDFVFAHPSADVEALAVALVRGAFEYQGQKCSAASRAFIPRSLWPQLEERLADLISHIEVGPVQDFRNFMGAVIDQKAFHDITGYIEHARQAPEAEVVIGGTSDDSVGYFIDPTVVVTSSPDFKLLKEEIFGPVLTVYVYDDDEIDEALEVCDSGSPYALTGAIFARDRRVIGVLAGALRHAAGNFYINDKPTGAVVGQQPFGGGRASGTNDKAGSMLNLLRWVSQRTIKETFVPPKDFRYPFMGQE, from the coding sequence ATGTCGAATGCCATCAGCCAAACTCCGACTCCGGTCAACGAACCGGTTCGTTCCTATGCACCGGGTACCCCTGAACGCGCTTCCTTGAAGGCTCGCCTCGGCGAGATGGCCCAAGAGCGGATCGAGATTCCGCTGATCATCGGTGGCCAGGAGGTACGCACCGAGAGTCCGGTGGAGGCGGTGTGTCCGCACGACCACGGCCATGTGCTGGCAAAGGTGCATCAGGCCTCCGAGCAGCATGTGGCGCTGGCGGTGGAGGCAGCCCGTGAGGCTTGGGCGGACTGGTCCGAAATGCCGTGGGAGGACCGCGCTAGCGTGCTGCTAAAGGCGGCGGACCTCCTCGCTGGCCCGTGGCGCGACACGATCAACGGCGCCACCATGCTGAACCAGTCGAAGACCGCCCATCAGGCGGAGATCGACTCGGCTTGTGAACTGATCGACTTCTGGCGCTTCAACGTCGAGTTCATGCGGCAGATCTACACCGATCAGCCGATCTCGTCGCCGGGCATGTGGAATCGCCTAGAGCACCGGCCGCTGGAGGGCTTTGTGTTCGCGGTGACGCCCTTCAACTTCACCGCCATCGGCGGCAATCTGCCGACGGCGCCGGCGCTGATGGGCAACGTGGCGCTGTGGAAGCCGGCGACCACGGCGGTGGTTTCGAACTACTATGTGATGCGCCTGCTGGAGGAGGCAGGGTTGCCTCCCGGGGTGATCAATTTCCTGCCCGGCCGCGGCGGCACGGTCGGCGATCCGGTGATGGCGCGGCCGGAGCTGGCGGGTGTTCACTTCACCGGCTCGACGCGGGTGTTCCAGGGCATGTGGAAGACCCTCGGCGACAACATCTCCAGCTACCGTTCCTATCCGCGCATCGTCGGTGAGACCGGCGGCAAGGATTTCGTTTTCGCCCACCCTTCGGCGGATGTCGAGGCCCTGGCCGTCGCCCTCGTGCGCGGCGCCTTCGAGTACCAGGGACAGAAGTGCTCGGCGGCTTCGCGGGCGTTCATCCCGCGCTCCCTCTGGCCGCAGCTCGAAGAGCGCCTGGCGGATTTGATCTCTCACATCGAGGTGGGTCCGGTGCAGGACTTCCGCAACTTCATGGGGGCGGTGATCGATCAGAAGGCCTTCCACGACATCACGGGCTACATCGAGCACGCTCGGCAGGCGCCGGAGGCGGAGGTGGTGATCGGCGGCACCAGTGACGACTCGGTGGGTTACTTCATCGACCCGACGGTGGTGGTGACCTCCAGCCCGGACTTCAAGCTTTTGAAGGAGGAGATCTTCGGACCGGTGCTGACGGTCTACGTTTATGACGACGACGAGATCGACGAGGCCCTGGAGGTGTGCGACTCGGGCAGCCCCTACGCCCTGACCGGCGCGATCTTCGCCCGCGACCGGCGGGTGATTGGCGTTTTGGCCGGGGCGCTGCGCCACGCGGCGGGCAATTTCTACATCAACGACAAGCCCACCGGTGCGGTGGTCGGCCAGCAGCCCTTCGGCGGCGGCCGGGCCTCCGGTACCAACGACAAGGCCGGTTCGATGCTGAATCTCCTGCGCTGGGTGTCGCAGCGGACCATCAAAGAGACCTTCGTGCCGCCGAAGGACTTCCGCTACCCGTTCATGGGCCAGGAGTAG
- a CDS encoding EamA family transporter — protein sequence MGGSTKRAWPGGLTGLVAFALFVIWSNTFIAIGFLLGAERQAARFDGLSLTVARFLPAALFCAVYCFGWHRREALALLRRHGGRLALCGLLVVPGYNLSLYFGQQHGVPAPVASLTTVLAPLFILVLSVIFLGERPTARKILGLAIALAGMALLAVGRPAVGGYSLLLAITALAPLAWSVYSVLAKPMTAGESPLLITFLAITLGTVPLLAVLPFSGGPEMLALDGTGWAAIAYLSLGATVLGFALWTQLLEFLPASTVGLTVFLNPPLTSISKAVLSRTHPETFSFVVTPTEWLGGGVTLLGLAVATVRFRRRANGPPKRPTPGP from the coding sequence ATGGGGGGATCGACGAAGCGAGCCTGGCCCGGTGGGCTCACCGGCCTGGTGGCCTTCGCCCTGTTCGTCATCTGGAGCAACACCTTCATCGCCATCGGTTTCCTGCTCGGCGCCGAGCGGCAGGCGGCGCGTTTCGACGGCCTGTCCCTCACCGTCGCCCGCTTCCTGCCGGCGGCACTGTTCTGCGCCGTCTACTGCTTCGGCTGGCACCGCCGCGAAGCCCTCGCCCTGCTGCGGCGCCACGGCGGGCGCCTCGCTCTCTGCGGCCTGCTCGTCGTGCCCGGCTACAACCTGAGCCTTTATTTCGGGCAACAGCACGGCGTGCCGGCGCCGGTGGCTTCGCTCACCACCGTGCTGGCGCCGCTCTTCATTCTGGTGTTGTCGGTGATCTTCCTCGGCGAGCGACCCACCGCCCGCAAGATCCTCGGGCTGGCGATCGCCCTGGCGGGCATGGCGCTCCTCGCCGTCGGCCGGCCGGCGGTGGGCGGTTACAGCCTGCTCCTCGCGATCACCGCCCTGGCGCCGCTGGCGTGGTCTGTCTATTCGGTGTTGGCGAAGCCGATGACCGCCGGGGAATCGCCGCTGCTGATCACCTTCCTGGCGATCACCTTGGGGACCGTGCCGCTACTGGCCGTACTGCCCTTCTCCGGCGGCCCGGAGATGCTCGCCCTCGACGGCACCGGCTGGGCGGCCATCGCCTACCTGTCGCTCGGGGCCACGGTGCTGGGATTCGCCCTGTGGACCCAACTGCTGGAGTTCTTGCCCGCCTCCACCGTCGGCCTGACGGTGTTCCTGAACCCGCCGCTGACCTCGATTTCGAAGGCGGTTCTGTCGCGCACCCACCCGGAGACCTTCTCCTTCGTGGTGACCCCAACGGAGTGGCTGGGCGGCGGGGTGACCCTCCTCGGCCTGGCGGTGGCGACCGTTCGCTTTCGCCGGCGCGCCAATGGACCGCCGAAACGTCCTACTCCTGGCCCATGA
- a CDS encoding DMT family transporter: MAVEFRRPTATSPSTMPPTSPDSSKAAARLRFLALVGILGISFSAIFVRLADAAYSTTAFFRVAYAVPVLALLWLWRRRDDQRSRRDRWLALAAGVFLAIDFAFWHRAIDHIGAGLATVLGNTQVVFVGFAAWWLHGERPSRRAMATLPLVLAGVVLISGLGGAASYGDRPLAGVVYGILTGITYALFLLSFRQAAQGGAPTVAPLLDATFGATVASLFLGWADGGLELAFHWPSHGWMLALALVAQVFGWLLISHALPRLPALETSIMLLMQPMLTVLWGRLLFAEVLSPVQWLGVASVLAGIGWISLGAVPRRKAAPGSTP, translated from the coding sequence ATGGCGGTAGAGTTCCGACGTCCGACCGCGACCTCTCCCAGCACCATGCCTCCCACCTCTCCCGATTCCTCAAAAGCCGCGGCGCGGCTGCGCTTTCTTGCCCTCGTCGGCATTCTGGGGATCTCGTTCTCGGCCATTTTCGTGCGCCTGGCCGATGCCGCTTACTCCACCACCGCCTTCTTCCGGGTGGCCTACGCCGTGCCGGTTCTCGCCCTGCTGTGGCTATGGCGACGGCGGGACGACCAGCGAAGCCGGCGCGACCGCTGGCTCGCCCTCGCTGCCGGCGTGTTCCTGGCGATCGACTTCGCCTTCTGGCACCGCGCCATCGACCACATCGGCGCCGGCCTGGCGACGGTTCTCGGCAATACTCAGGTGGTGTTCGTCGGCTTCGCCGCCTGGTGGCTGCACGGCGAGCGGCCGTCCCGCCGAGCGATGGCCACCTTGCCCCTGGTGCTCGCCGGTGTGGTACTCATCTCCGGCCTCGGCGGCGCCGCGAGCTACGGCGACCGGCCGTTGGCGGGAGTGGTCTACGGCATCCTGACGGGCATCACCTATGCCCTGTTCCTCCTCAGCTTCCGCCAGGCGGCCCAGGGCGGCGCTCCCACCGTGGCGCCGCTGCTCGACGCCACCTTTGGCGCCACCGTCGCCAGCCTCTTCCTCGGTTGGGCGGACGGCGGCCTGGAGCTGGCCTTCCACTGGCCGAGCCACGGCTGGATGCTCGCCCTCGCCCTCGTCGCCCAGGTCTTTGGCTGGCTGTTGATCTCCCACGCCCTGCCCCGCCTACCGGCCCTCGAGACCTCGATCATGCTGCTGATGCAGCCGATGCTGACGGTGCTGTGGGGACGGCTGCTGTTCGCCGAAGTGCTGTCGCCGGTGCAGTGGCTAGGGGTCGCCTCGGTGCTGGCCGGCATCGGCTGGATTTCTTTGGGCGCCGTACCGCGCCGCAAAGCGGCGCCGGGGAGCACGCCCTGA